A region from the Paenibacillus humicola genome encodes:
- a CDS encoding alpha/beta hydrolase, with amino-acid sequence MAGSAGELIELWPEGAPLAQGNGDEDRPALTPYLVQGGGTGAVIVCPGGGYGMRAAHEGEPIAQWLNGLGVSAFVLRYRVAPYRYPSALKDAQRAVRHVRLHAAEWGIDPAKIGILGFSAGGHLTATASVLFDQGAPEAADPVERQSCRPDLSILCYPVISLDTRYAHGGSRTNLLGPEPAEEMVELLSAERQVKPDTPPAFIWHTADDGAVPVENALLYASALAAAKVPFDLHVYEKGRHGLGLAGEDPHVASWTTVCGLWLKRYDFY; translated from the coding sequence ATGGCTGGATCTGCGGGCGAACTAATTGAGCTATGGCCGGAAGGCGCGCCGCTTGCGCAGGGGAACGGGGACGAAGACCGTCCGGCGCTGACGCCGTATCTCGTGCAGGGCGGCGGAACCGGCGCGGTTATCGTTTGCCCCGGCGGCGGCTACGGCATGCGGGCGGCGCATGAAGGCGAACCGATCGCGCAGTGGCTGAACGGCCTCGGCGTCTCGGCGTTCGTCCTGCGCTACCGCGTGGCGCCTTACCGCTACCCGTCCGCGCTCAAGGATGCCCAGCGGGCGGTTCGCCACGTGCGGCTGCATGCCGCGGAATGGGGCATCGACCCGGCCAAAATCGGCATCCTCGGCTTCTCGGCGGGCGGTCATTTGACGGCAACCGCGAGCGTATTGTTCGATCAGGGCGCCCCGGAGGCGGCGGACCCTGTCGAACGGCAGTCGTGCCGCCCGGATCTCAGCATTTTGTGTTATCCGGTCATCTCGCTCGACACGCGATACGCCCACGGCGGCTCGCGCACCAATTTGCTCGGGCCGGAGCCGGCCGAAGAGATGGTGGAGCTGCTCAGCGCCGAGCGTCAAGTAAAGCCGGACACGCCGCCGGCATTCATTTGGCATACGGCGGACGACGGAGCCGTGCCGGTGGAGAACGCGCTGCTTTACGCGTCCGCGCTGGCCGCGGCGAAGGTGCCGTTCGATCTGCACGTGTACGAGAAAGGCCGGCACGGCCTCGGTCTTGCCGGCGAAGACCCGCACGTGGCGTCCTGGACGACCGTTTGCGGGCTATGGCTCAAGCGGTACGATTTTTATTGA
- a CDS encoding ABC transporter ATP-binding protein, with translation MKPQRLLFHYVKANGHFYALAVILTMIANVAQSYYPKLIGSFTDQLNREQLTKADIVNYSLMLLGVALAFGLLAGIGQYIIMRLGRRFEFYTRNRLFSHFTLLSENYYSKHGVGKWLSYVMNDVTSVRESISMGINQTANATMLIISAIIMMLISDIPLYLIAVCVFPLLFIPWLVTRFGPVIRQRSLKVQESLGTMTESAEEQFGGIRVTKKFAVEPIMIDRFGATVERIRDNQLRLVRVSSLFQALIPFIGAISFIITIVFGGYLTIHQRISIGSFVALTLYIRMMVNPLQQIGNVINTMQRSKASLVRINDLLSVTPDISESEGAREIEFNRAEIRIRHLTYAYPDSAREALHDIDITVKPGKTLAVIGRTGSGKTTLMKLLLRVYDPPAGTILIGGTDVRDLKLENLREQIAYVPQDGFLFSTTIRDNIAFFRRDSSLDKVERAAKHAQIYDSIVEFPEKFETHLGERGITLSGGQRQRTSLARGLIKNAPVIILDDSVSAVDAVTETNIIATIRKERANKTTILIAHRISAIAHADEIVVLDEGRIVQRGTHQQLLAQKGLYAELHAIQEEGSRHESHVR, from the coding sequence TTGAAGCCGCAGCGATTGTTGTTTCATTATGTCAAAGCTAACGGCCATTTTTACGCGCTGGCGGTCATCCTGACGATGATCGCCAACGTTGCGCAATCGTATTACCCGAAGCTGATCGGAAGCTTTACCGACCAGCTCAATCGCGAGCAGCTCACGAAAGCGGATATCGTGAATTACAGCCTTATGCTGCTCGGCGTCGCGCTGGCCTTCGGCCTGCTGGCAGGCATCGGGCAGTATATTATTATGAGGCTTGGAAGGCGGTTCGAGTTTTATACGCGGAACCGGCTGTTCAGCCATTTTACGCTGCTCAGCGAAAATTACTACTCGAAGCACGGCGTCGGCAAATGGCTCAGCTACGTCATGAACGACGTAACGAGCGTGCGCGAGTCGATCTCGATGGGCATCAACCAGACGGCAAACGCGACGATGCTGATCATTTCCGCAATCATCATGATGCTGATCAGCGATATTCCGCTTTATCTCATAGCGGTTTGCGTGTTCCCGCTGCTTTTCATCCCCTGGCTCGTTACGAGATTCGGGCCGGTCATCCGCCAGCGCTCGCTTAAGGTGCAAGAGTCGCTCGGCACGATGACGGAATCGGCGGAGGAGCAGTTCGGGGGCATCCGGGTGACGAAAAAATTCGCCGTCGAGCCGATTATGATCGACCGGTTCGGGGCGACGGTAGAGCGGATCCGCGACAATCAGCTGCGGCTGGTGCGGGTATCGTCGCTTTTTCAGGCACTTATCCCGTTCATCGGAGCGATTTCGTTCATTATTACGATAGTGTTCGGCGGATATTTGACTATCCACCAGCGGATCTCGATCGGCAGCTTCGTCGCCTTGACGCTGTATATCCGGATGATGGTCAACCCGCTGCAGCAGATCGGCAATGTCATTAACACGATGCAGCGCTCAAAAGCGTCGCTTGTCCGCATTAACGACCTGCTGTCCGTCACGCCGGATATCAGCGAGTCGGAGGGTGCGCGCGAGATCGAGTTTAACCGGGCGGAAATTCGCATCCGCCATTTGACGTACGCGTACCCGGATTCGGCTCGGGAAGCGCTTCACGACATCGATATTACCGTAAAGCCGGGCAAAACGCTCGCCGTTATCGGACGGACGGGAAGCGGCAAAACGACGCTCATGAAGCTGCTGCTTCGCGTCTACGACCCGCCGGCCGGCACGATTCTGATCGGCGGCACGGATGTGCGCGATCTGAAACTCGAAAATTTGCGGGAACAGATCGCTTACGTGCCGCAGGACGGGTTTCTGTTCAGCACGACGATCCGCGACAACATCGCATTTTTTCGCCGCGACAGCTCGCTGGATAAGGTCGAGCGTGCGGCGAAGCATGCGCAGATTTACGACAGCATCGTCGAGTTTCCGGAGAAATTCGAAACGCATCTCGGCGAGCGAGGCATTACGCTGTCCGGCGGCCAGCGTCAGCGCACGAGCCTGGCCCGCGGCCTGATCAAGAACGCGCCGGTGATTATATTGGACGACAGCGTCAGCGCCGTCGACGCCGTCACCGAGACGAACATCATCGCGACGATCCGCAAGGAGCGGGCGAACAAAACGACGATCCTGATCGCCCACCGGATCAGCGCGATTGCGCACGCCGACGAAATCGTCGTGCTTGACGAGGGACGCATCGTGCAGCGCGGCACGCACCAGCAGCTGCTTGCGCAGAAGGGGCTTTATGCCGAGCTGCATGCCATACAAGAGGAGGGGAGCCGTCATGAAAGCCATGTCCGTTAA
- the cls gene encoding cardiolipin synthase has protein sequence MLQNVYAVLTIINVPLAVTVILLERRNVSATWAWLMVLLFFPVLGFGIYLILGQNLSNLKLYNINRRNRQAILELIDSQREHFRNNDIVFNDPEAANYRDMMYMNLSSGYALYTQNNEIDIFTEGNDKFEALFRDIEHAENHIHLMYYTVQNDKLGARLVEALARKAAQGVQVRFLFDDIGSSGLPRHFFDGLRRAGGEAAAFFPSRIPYVNIRVNYRNHRKLVIVDGKIGYIGGFNVGDEYLGLDRRFGYWRDTHLRIRGGGVLHMQALFMLDWNLASPHKLIERYDPVLFPDLKSGGTVGVQIVSSGPNQTTEQIKNVYLKLIHSAKDTIFIQTPYFIPDESLLTALKMAALSGVDVRLMLPGRPDHKMVYWASFSYLGELLDAGMKCYLYEKGFLHAKMIVADGKVASVGTANVDIRSFKLNFEVNAVIYDTGTACRLKGVFEEDLKLCRELTSEEYRKRPRLQRFRESCTRLLSPIL, from the coding sequence TTGCTGCAAAATGTATATGCCGTATTAACCATTATCAACGTGCCGCTTGCGGTAACGGTTATCCTGCTCGAAAGGCGCAACGTGAGCGCGACGTGGGCGTGGCTCATGGTGCTGCTTTTTTTTCCCGTCCTGGGCTTCGGCATTTATTTGATTCTGGGGCAAAACTTGAGCAATCTTAAGCTGTACAACATTAACCGGCGCAACCGGCAGGCGATATTGGAGCTGATCGACAGCCAGCGCGAGCACTTCCGCAACAACGATATCGTGTTTAACGATCCCGAAGCCGCGAATTACCGGGACATGATGTACATGAACCTCAGCAGCGGCTACGCGCTCTATACGCAGAACAACGAGATCGACATTTTTACGGAGGGCAACGACAAGTTCGAAGCGCTCTTCCGCGATATCGAGCATGCCGAGAATCATATCCATCTGATGTATTACACCGTCCAGAACGACAAGCTCGGAGCGAGACTTGTCGAGGCGCTGGCCCGCAAGGCCGCGCAAGGCGTGCAGGTCCGGTTCTTGTTCGACGATATCGGCAGCTCGGGGCTGCCGCGGCATTTCTTCGACGGGCTGCGAAGGGCGGGCGGCGAGGCGGCGGCTTTTTTTCCGTCGCGCATTCCCTACGTCAATATCCGCGTCAATTACCGGAACCACCGGAAGCTCGTCATCGTCGACGGCAAAATCGGCTACATCGGCGGCTTTAACGTCGGCGACGAATATTTGGGGCTCGACCGCAGATTCGGCTATTGGCGGGATACGCATCTGCGCATCCGCGGCGGCGGCGTGCTGCACATGCAGGCGCTGTTCATGCTCGACTGGAATCTGGCGTCCCCGCACAAGCTGATCGAACGGTACGACCCGGTGCTGTTTCCCGACCTGAAGAGCGGCGGAACGGTCGGCGTGCAGATCGTATCGAGCGGACCGAACCAGACGACGGAACAGATCAAGAACGTGTACCTCAAGCTGATCCATTCGGCGAAAGATACGATCTTCATCCAGACGCCTTATTTCATCCCGGACGAAAGTCTGCTCACCGCGCTCAAAATGGCCGCGCTCTCCGGCGTGGACGTCCGGCTCATGCTGCCGGGCAGGCCCGACCACAAGATGGTGTACTGGGCGTCGTTCTCTTACCTGGGCGAGCTGCTCGATGCGGGCATGAAATGCTACCTGTACGAAAAAGGGTTCCTGCACGCCAAAATGATCGTCGCGGACGGAAAGGTCGCCTCGGTCGGCACGGCGAACGTGGATATCCGCAGCTTCAAGCTCAACTTCGAGGTGAATGCGGTCATTTACGATACCGGGACGGCCTGCCGCCTGAAGGGCGTGTTCGAGGAGGATCTTAAGCTGTGCAGGGAGCTGACGAGCGAGGAATACCGGAAGCGGCCGCGCCTGCAGCGGTTCAGGGAATCATGCACGAGGCTGCTGTCGCCGATCCTGTAA
- a CDS encoding Gfo/Idh/MocA family protein, whose translation MTRKLRWGIVGCAGIAIRSVIPGIMQSATGEVSAIASRGIAKAEETAARFNIPKTYGSYEELLADGEIDAVYIPLPNHLHMEWTIKALEAGKHVLCEKPIALNAEEAARMAETSLRTGRYLAEAFMYRHQPRYDRIKELIKSGEIGELRGIHGTFTFNNAAADSNVRFRKDWGGGGLFDVGCYPISAARLILETEPEAVTVHALLSPKHDNVDMMASGLVEFPGSVALTFDCGMWAAFRNTLEILGTDGRIELPHAYIGDGTYYVHTKDGKRKETQPEMNQYALQADDFAAVVWGEHPPRFTPEDAVANMRVLDACLESAYDRKRVTL comes from the coding sequence ATGACCCGTAAATTACGCTGGGGTATCGTCGGGTGCGCGGGTATCGCGATCCGTTCTGTTATCCCGGGCATTATGCAGTCCGCGACCGGCGAGGTGTCCGCGATTGCCAGCCGCGGAATCGCCAAGGCGGAGGAGACTGCCGCCAGGTTCAATATCCCGAAAACGTACGGCAGCTACGAAGAGCTTCTCGCCGACGGCGAAATTGATGCCGTTTACATTCCGCTGCCGAACCATTTGCATATGGAGTGGACGATCAAAGCGCTCGAAGCCGGCAAGCACGTGCTGTGCGAGAAGCCGATCGCGCTGAACGCCGAAGAGGCTGCGCGGATGGCCGAGACAAGCCTCCGCACGGGCCGCTATTTGGCCGAAGCGTTCATGTACCGCCACCAGCCCCGCTACGACCGCATCAAGGAGCTGATCAAGAGCGGCGAAATCGGCGAGCTGCGCGGCATACACGGCACGTTCACGTTCAATAACGCCGCCGCCGACAGCAATGTGCGTTTTCGTAAAGATTGGGGAGGCGGCGGGCTGTTCGACGTCGGCTGCTATCCGATCAGCGCGGCCAGGCTGATTTTGGAGACGGAGCCGGAAGCGGTTACCGTGCATGCGCTGCTGTCGCCGAAGCACGACAACGTCGACATGATGGCGTCGGGGCTCGTGGAATTTCCGGGCAGCGTGGCGCTGACGTTCGACTGCGGCATGTGGGCGGCGTTTCGCAACACGCTTGAAATATTAGGCACCGACGGCCGGATCGAGCTGCCGCACGCCTATATCGGCGACGGCACTTATTACGTCCACACAAAGGACGGCAAACGCAAGGAGACGCAGCCCGAGATGAATCAATATGCGCTGCAGGCGGACGATTTTGCCGCCGTCGTTTGGGGCGAGCATCCGCCGCGCTTTACGCCCGAGGACGCCGTGGCGAACATGCGCGTGCTCGACGCATGCCTGGAATCGGCTTATGATCGCAAACGCGTAACGTTATAG
- a CDS encoding aldo/keto reductase: MRTIALPGLKMNVTQLIMGSDYFSPDVYDLVRDNLDAFTAIGGNTIDTAYIYSGGRSEQAIGMWLEERGNRASINVWTKGAHPNKEGVRVKKEFIDEELKISLDRLRTDYVDLYALHRDDPNVPVGHILEALNEHVEAGRILCFGASNWSTARLEEANRYAAEHGLRGFDFSSPNLSLAKAKEPYWKDCVSVDEPMMKWHEQSGLPIFSWSSQARGFFTGRFTPEDRSDADLVRVFYNDENWERYRRAEQLGKEKGKSTIQIALAYVLNQSFPTGAIIGARNKAEMESCLDATTIELTREEIEWLDLRAN; encoded by the coding sequence ATGAGAACGATTGCACTGCCGGGACTGAAGATGAACGTGACCCAGCTGATTATGGGGTCGGACTATTTTTCGCCGGATGTATACGATCTGGTGCGCGACAATTTGGATGCGTTTACGGCCATCGGCGGCAACACGATCGATACCGCTTACATCTACAGCGGCGGCCGGAGCGAGCAGGCGATCGGCATGTGGCTGGAGGAGCGGGGCAACCGCGCCAGCATCAACGTCTGGACGAAAGGCGCCCATCCGAATAAGGAAGGCGTGCGCGTCAAGAAGGAATTTATCGACGAGGAGCTGAAGATCAGCCTCGACCGGCTGCGCACCGACTACGTCGATCTGTATGCGCTCCACCGCGACGATCCGAACGTTCCGGTCGGGCACATTCTGGAAGCGCTGAACGAGCATGTCGAAGCGGGACGCATCCTGTGCTTCGGGGCGTCGAACTGGTCGACGGCGCGGCTCGAGGAAGCGAACCGTTATGCGGCCGAGCACGGCCTGCGCGGCTTCGATTTCAGCAGCCCGAACCTGAGCCTCGCCAAGGCGAAGGAGCCGTATTGGAAAGACTGCGTCAGCGTCGACGAGCCGATGATGAAGTGGCATGAGCAGAGCGGACTGCCGATTTTCTCCTGGTCGTCGCAGGCGCGCGGCTTCTTTACCGGTCGGTTTACGCCGGAGGACCGTTCTGACGCCGATCTCGTTCGCGTATTTTATAATGATGAGAACTGGGAACGCTATCGCCGGGCCGAGCAGCTCGGCAAGGAGAAGGGCAAATCGACGATTCAAATCGCGCTTGCTTATGTGCTGAACCAATCGTTCCCGACAGGGGCGATTATCGGGGCGCGCAACAAGGCGGAGATGGAATCGTGTCTGGATGCAACGACGATTGAGCTGACGAGGGAGGAAATCGAATGGCTGGATCTGCGGGCGAACTAA
- a CDS encoding J domain-containing protein, translated as MEEDVKSAYETLGLPEEAAKEEVEKRYFILIRRARASQQREGGDPAEHETVDIDEVNRAYRLILDMEERKLSEAYNEKVYGKYRKMAGSAQKVDHFFSYYKFHLLGAIAVIALIIYGINAYIDHKHKQEELAKLPPANLEITFFGNYLSNDTFNPDLKPVEDKIVSQFPDWKRVIAHLTYVPAQIQTEQDTAFIQKSILDLITNKSDVYVLDKANFAKLAAQGALKPLGSGDTAALQPYAADKGLKATTEDDPAEKVYGIDITGSPLIKELQVRGTEYIAGIRADSTRTASAVQFIERYASAK; from the coding sequence ATGGAAGAAGACGTAAAGAGCGCTTACGAAACGCTCGGCCTCCCCGAAGAAGCCGCCAAGGAGGAGGTTGAGAAACGGTATTTCATTCTCATTCGCCGAGCAAGGGCGAGCCAGCAGCGCGAAGGGGGAGACCCCGCGGAGCATGAAACCGTTGACATTGACGAGGTCAACCGCGCCTACCGGCTCATCTTGGACATGGAGGAGCGGAAGCTGTCCGAAGCGTACAACGAGAAAGTGTACGGCAAATACCGGAAAATGGCCGGTTCCGCGCAGAAGGTCGATCATTTTTTCAGCTATTATAAATTTCATCTGCTCGGCGCGATCGCCGTCATCGCCTTGATTATTTACGGCATTAACGCCTACATCGATCACAAGCATAAGCAGGAGGAGCTGGCAAAGCTGCCGCCCGCCAATCTGGAAATTACGTTTTTCGGCAATTATTTAAGCAATGATACGTTTAATCCCGACCTGAAGCCGGTCGAAGACAAAATCGTGAGCCAGTTCCCGGACTGGAAGCGGGTGATCGCCCACCTGACGTACGTGCCGGCCCAAATTCAGACCGAGCAGGATACGGCGTTTATCCAGAAAAGCATCCTCGATCTGATCACGAACAAGTCCGACGTTTACGTGCTCGACAAGGCCAATTTCGCCAAGCTGGCCGCTCAGGGCGCGCTGAAGCCGCTCGGAAGCGGAGATACGGCCGCCCTGCAGCCGTATGCGGCGGACAAAGGACTGAAGGCAACGACCGAAGACGATCCGGCGGAAAAGGTGTACGGCATCGACATTACCGGCAGTCCGCTGATCAAGGAGCTTCAGGTCCGGGGCACGGAATATATCGCCGGCATCCGCGCCGACTCGACGCGGACGGCAAGCGCGGTGCAGTTCATCGAGCGCTATGCGTCGGCAAAGTAG